One genomic region from Ptychodera flava strain L36383 chromosome 5, AS_Pfla_20210202, whole genome shotgun sequence encodes:
- the LOC139133478 gene encoding FAD-dependent oxidoreductase domain-containing protein 2-like, which produces MAERTDYEYIVVGAGPAGVQMAYYMEKSKMDYLVVERADGPGSFYRKYPRHRNLISINKKYNVFPEPEFNMRHDWNSLLCDEEDPLLFTDYSEDLFPNAGLLVKYIEDFCKKYKTNIRYNTNITNVHRDEKSDGHKSRSRFTLTDEKGTTFTCRVLMIGTGPIVPHEPKIPGVELIDSYQEHSLDLEEYKNKKVCILGGGNSAFEVADHLAGSAGLIHMFNRHPVKFAWDTHFVGHLRAVNNNVLDMYHLKSLHALRQCEATRIWKTEDGKFSIEYDMHLPNWDPPGTGRFVTSGYDKIISCTGWKFLNIAMFDDSCSPEMHTEDKYPLLDEHWQSTVPDMYVIGTAMQARDRRAASGFIHGFRYNVRTLTNMLQNTYNSKELNKQIFSPIDQEEICNFVVKHISVVSGLYQMGQGFLCDVMLIKKDGDAKTDAPTAGRVEYLRELPQAWVKKQDWFMDAKMAIIITIEDTISKYPTLSATEFFTPGDANASNCKCSPFPQGVFRVYKNGKMAEELYIGGSLVRADTRNFDGDTNPERYVNKVKNLFFRHTGIGKDGFYEQLFSPDMWPKVYRPWTQEEIAEQTKKEVEKLKKAQQFECSISILRPKVDVSDI; this is translated from the exons ATGGCTGAAAGAACCG ATTATGAGTACATCGTCGTCGGCGCTGGCCCTGCCGGTGTACAGATGGCCTACTACATGGAGAAGAGCAAGATGGATTATTTGGTAGTTGAGAGAGCAGACGGACCTGGTTCCTTCTATCGCAAATATCCCCGCCATCGTAATCTAATCTCAATAAACAAGAAGTACAACGTCTTCCCTGAGCCTGAGTTCAACATGCGCCACGACTGGAACTCCTTGCTGTGTGACGAAGAAGACCCTCTCCTCTTCACCGATTATTCTGAAGATCTCTTTCCAAATGCCGGGCTCCTTGTAAA ATACATCGAAGACTTCTGCAAGAAGTACAAGACCAACATTCGTTACAACACCAACATCACCAACGTTCACAGAGACGAGAAAAGCGATGGTCACAAGTCCAGATCCAGATTCACATTGACGGATGAGAAGGGTACAACATTCACGTGTCGTGTTCTCATGATCGGTACCGGTCCCATTGTGCCTCACGAACCCAAGATTCCCGGCGTTGAACTCATCGACTCCTACCAAGAACATTCCCTGGACCTggaagaatacaaaaacaagaaagtgTGCATTCTTGGAGGCGGAAACAGCGCTTTTGAG GTTGCAGACCATCTGGCTGGTTCTGCTGGTTTGATTCATATGTTCAACAGACATCCCGTCAAGTTCGCCTGGGACACTCACTTCGTCGGTCATCTCCGAGCCGTCAACAACAACGTCCTCGACATGTACCATCTCAAGTCACTCCACGCCCTGCGTCAATGTGAAGCCACGAGAATCTGGAAGACTGAAGACGGCAAATTCAGCATCGAATACGACATGCACCTTCCCAACTGGGATCCACCAGGCACTGGCCGCTTCGTCACCAGTGGATACGACAAAATCATCTCCTGCACCGGCTGGAAGTTCCTCAATATTGCCATGTTTGACGATTCGTGTAG tccaGAGATGCACACAGAAGACAAATATCCACTTCTCGATGAACACTGGCAGTCGACAGTTCCTGACATGTACGTGATTGGTACAGCCATGCAGGCCCGTGACAGACGAGCTGCCTCCGGTTTCATCCATGGCTTCCGGTACAACGTGCGCACTCTCACCAACATGCTTCAGAACACGTACAATAGTAAAGAACTGAACAAACAAATCTTCAGTCCCATCGACCAAGAAGAGATTTGCAACTTTGTTGTCA aACACATCAGCGTCGTTTCGGGTCTCTACCAAATGGGTCAGGGCTTCCTCTGTGACGTGATGCTCATTAAGAAAGATGGCGACGCCAAGACAGACGCGCCCACCGCCGGCAGGGTGGAATACTTGCGTGAGCTTCCGCAGGCCTGGGTCAAAAAGCAAGACTGGTTCATGGATGCTAAGATGGCCATTATTATCACAATTGAAGACACCATCAGCAA ataTCCAACCTTGAGCGCCACGGAGTTTTTCACTCCAGGTGATGCCAACGCGTCCAACTGCAAATGCTCACCTTTCCCACAGGGGGTGTTCCGGGTCTATAAGAACGGCAAGATGGCGGAAGAGCTGTATATCGGCGGGTCACTAGTGCGTGCGGACACGcgaaacttcgacggtgataccAACCCTGAGAGATACGTCAACAAAGTCAAGAATCTATTCTTCCGCCAT ACTGGGATCGGAAAGGATGGGTTCTACGAACAGCTGTTCTCGCCTGACATGTGGCCAAAGGTCTACCGTCCATGGACGCAGGAAGAAATCGCCGAGCAGACAAAGAAAGAGGTGGAAAAATTGAAGAAAGCTCAGCAATTCGAGTGCAGTATTTCTATTCTCAGACCCAAAGTTGACGTCAGCGACATATGA